Genomic window (Daucus carota subsp. sativus chromosome 5, DH1 v3.0, whole genome shotgun sequence):
CACCAAgtagattaatttttttaatttgtagaCAATGCTTGTGATTGGATATAGGATTTCAATAGAGTACTTAGTCTGCTAGTTGTATTATATTGTGGAAGAACATGGTACAAGCATAATACAAAGTTGTTTGCCTTTAAACCATCTTATCATTATGTTATTCCTTAATTATGATGCCCTTTTGTGTGTATCATGCAGGGTCCATATCTGGACACAACAAGAACTCACTTACAGAGAGCATTGGGAGATGAAAATATATTGATTGTGAGATTTCATGACTGTGATATTAGCATCAGTGACTACGATGCAATGTGTACGAAGATTGCTGAAGAAGGAATTCTTGTTGGATGGAGGCTTTATCGACACTTTGGTGATATCCTTGTCAAGCTTTGAATTGTCTATAAGAATCTTTGTCTTCTTTAGTTGTTTGCTCTGGCTTTCTAATgtgcttttaataaatattatggtTTAAATATCGTAAGACTTtttgcaaaataaaaaattgtaagaCTAATAAGTCTCTTGTAGTTCTTGTTGTCGAGAAGAAGCGTgcttaaaaaattatgtttcaCTTGCAACTAAACTTATTTACTTGTTTTTCTCGTATGTGCCAAATGTGGAGAAGGAGTCTCAGGGATGAATAGAACATGTTTTACTTTTCTTTGTTGTCAGATTATCCATTCCGTTTTATACTCAAGAGTTCAGTCAGACGTGTTCTATACAACTCTAGGTTTCATTGTGTATCATACTCTCAGTAGAGGAACTTCTTGATGACTTAAataattgataataataattgacTTTTTTTGGCTTTAATGTGAAAAGTAGACTGTACGTGCatctcaatataattatattgatcAGGTTTTAAAGATGGGGGCAGAGAGGAAAAGAGGAAAAATCCTTCTTTATCTTCAGTGAAGTTCTATTTTGTTTGGACAGAATCTATTGTTCCCTCTTATACGAATGAAGCCTATATACTCGAAAATAGAACCATTCAAGAGGCTAGGAGTCTTTTTATGCATATACATATGACGCCTAGTATGGCCAAATATGCCTCGAGGTTGGTATTTTGACTAGTGAACATTATTTATCTTGTGAATCATACCATTTTTGTGACAGGTTGGAAATTACAGGTTTTCACTGATTTTGTCGAAGACTATAAAGCTTCAAGTGGATCTTGATTCAGTGCTTATCGAAGTGATTGAAGACATCCCTTGCTGTGTATGCTCCTTCTACTTCGTATAACCAGtaatcagattttacaactgttTTTTGGCTTATTGTTACTGTGTCTGAGTTGCAGGATCAAAATGGCTGTCATGTTTACGAAGATGGAGAACGTCTAATCCACACCGATGGAACTGGTTATATAGCAGAAGATTTGGCAATGAAATGTCCTAAAGATATTTTCAAAGCTAAAtatatgaaggatcaacaattCGAAGTTAGATTTTTGACCAATTTTCTTTTTGCAGAAATCTAACATCTATTAATAGTTTTTTGCTTAAGAGTCTGagactaataaatattattgaccATCATTAGTAAATTTCTTTATATGTGCGTATATagggtatattatatatattattatttattgtcAGATTAGAGTGTTAGGTTAATGACTGTCCTTTTCTAGCATTGAACAGCCACGTGTTCTTCTTTTAAATTCCAACCCTGGTTGTATCAAAGTAGAATCCTCGTCCCAGTTTCTaccatgttaaaaaaattattagggGTAAATGCTTTGACGAGTATTTGAAAGACAGGAAAACTTTATCCTATAAATTAATTGGATGTTGGCATTAATATCGACATGATTAGACTGACAATTGTTACCGGAACATATAGTAGGTTATACTGAATCAAAATCTGTTCATCCCTTCAAATACTCAATTTCAAACCAGTTTCAATTGCAGCTTATTGCTGAGAAGTACTCGAAAGTAGAAGGGTATATATAGTGATCCAGCCATGTGATTACCTATCTTGACTGCTCGACCCACCTGATGCTTAAATACCGGGGCTCCTCAATTTTAACTTTGTTACTGGATGCTCAGACATGTTTCTGGAGTGTGTGCCCTTGACACTTTAATTCAGGCCAAATACATATATTGTTAAGTCAGACACATGTCCATGCTGGACATTTCCAAAGAGTCCTGGTAAAAAGCTTGAGTAATGATAGCATTGACCTGCCTAGTGTGTAGGAGAAATTGCTTTTTGCATTTTCTTCTGCCAGCAGTCGAGTTGGCGGAGGTAGCGTAAGTCTTGTGTGTGGCGGTAGTTGATTTCCACGTGCTCATTATTCTAACCTTGACACTTGTTGGCTCTGTGTGTGGGGGATCCACCGTGTCTCTAAGCCATTGGGTTGGATGATGTGGCATGGCTGAGATGGTAGGTTATGCACAGGGCATGGATGGTGCTGCTATGTGCTTCTATAAGTATTGAGCCTGATTGGTACTATCCTGTCATAATACTATGAgtaaattataatcattttgTTCGTTCATTTGAGGGAGACTATATGTAACACCTATACTATGAGAACTTAGAGAATAAGTTTGGGAATACAGAAATTATTTTAAGTGTCGATTAAAGGAGCAAGGAGATATAATCTATCTCAAGCATTACTACTGGAAACAAATATAGCACTTGGTATCTCTGATTGTGCAGGGTTAAGTAAGGAAAGCCGCTAGTTATATCTTTTAAAGTTAAATGTAAATAATATGGTTCCTTTTAGAGTTCTAGGACATTTATTAGAAGTCCAGGTTAAGCAACAAGTTCACTGTGACTTGAAATTTCACACCATGTGAGaatctttctttgttttttttttgctctCTAGTATGTTGTTAAATTCTTTATAACGTTATACTTATTGCATTTTCTACTACagcattttttattaaaaattcttcCATGATGTTTTCTGACATTTGTACTTGAACAACAATTCTTTGCTTATGTGCTAGTTCTGACTTTTTTCTTTATGATTTTTATCATCATTACATTTATCTATCATGTCATGTTGGTGGAGAAGATTAAGAAAAGTGCTCAGAGCAAGTATCATGTTCGAGAACCGGTAAATCTTCAGAAATCCTACTTTCTGCATAGCTAGCAATAATCAATTAGCTGACAAGCTTTGGCTATTATTGGTAATTGTATTTCATAGTTTATTTGAATGATTGTAGCCTTTGTTGATCCAGTGCCGCTTATTTAAAAATGGCCTAGCAGTCAAGGGAACTCTTCTTGTCAACAAAAAGGTGCAACATCTCTTTTAAGtgttaaagaaaaaaatttctttgaatTATTCACAGGAAAAACTAGATTCTGTCATATATCTTATTTTAggaattataattttgtttatgaatGCCTCTTTTGATTGATTACTATAAGAATTGTTGCTTGAAGATTTGTTTGTTTGTCCATTTTTGTTCAAAGCTCAGAAGTGGAACAATACAAATTAGACGATCAATGATTAAGGTTGAGGCTGATTCCACACTTCCAACTGAAAAGTGTTTTAACTCGTTGGAAGTAGTTGCAGTAAGGTATCTTTCTTTGGATATACTTCATATGATTCAAATGTTTTATTTGCTTTCACTATTAATGTCTATTATTAAGTAATTGATTGGTTGAAACAGAATGACTAATAAACTCTCAGCATTAGATAACTCATAATGCCCTCAGCAAGCTTAAATTTGGTGGTAGATTTTCTAACCGTTTTTGTGTTaataagaaaaaagaatttTGGTCTTAATCAACATATGGTGCTAATGCGAAATGTCAGGGTAAATGGGTAATATACTTTAAATTAAGCAACATACTTTGGGATGATTGGTTCCAAATGCAAAAAGCAAGGGGAGTTTGTGTAGTCTTGAACTTCGATAGTACTGAACTTGTATCTGAAAGAGTATACAATTGTAATTTACTTGAAATTTCCTGTCTGCTTTTGCAGTGTCAAGTCTGATCacgaaaatatgaaaaacacGTGCTAGGAGAAAAATTGTACGTGATGAAAAACTTATATTCTTGAATAATTTCACTATGGAAGATGTGGGACATCTCTTTGAATAGTATCGTAGCTGAGATTCAATTTTCACTTAGCTTGAAGATGAACTTTAGGTGGTATTACTTGATCATAGTACATGAATTTCTACACAAATTAATGTAAGATTATTAAAATTAGATGCATGTATTAtacacatataatttatatttgacagGTGTGTTTATTTTTTCAGTCATAAACCTAAGAGATGTACTCTGTCGAAGAATTTAATTGCACTCCTAAGCTTCGGTGGTGTTCCAGAAGATTTCTTTCTTAATTTATTGCAGAAAGCACTTGAAGAAACTCGGATCATATTATTGGAAAGGAGCTCAGCTCTTAAATGTACCTTTTTCAATTCTATATCCCTGTTGAAAAACTGCAGTGCTTCTTATTTGCTTTTTTCGGTCCTTTCGGAAATTGTGCTGGTCTATGTTATATACTAATGTTTCTTAAATCTAAAGAAACTAAAACTAGTCTCTTTACTTGTTATTcccatatttttatattctggGTAATATTCACTACTATATACTCTTTTTGAGGTTATCTTAGTTTCTACTGTTTCTACCTGCAGTTCTGATGAAGTTGAAAGATAGAGATAATGTAGGTTTGATGAGAAGAATGCTTGTGTCTGGGATTGCCCTTGATGAACCATGTCTTCAACATTGTTTAACTCATCTGGCGAGTGAAGAGAACAAGAGACTCCAGCGTGGAAAGCTTCCAATTAGTGAGAGCTATTATTTGATGGGCACAGCTGATCCAACTGGATTGCTAGAGAACGATCAAGTTTGTGTCATTTTGTAAGTGTACTTTTCCATACTATCATGAttcataaaattgatttatgtgTCCTCAATGAAACACTCCCTGGACTAGTGTTTAGCTTGATGATTCATTGATGATAGCTGCCAGTTTTAACTGAGAAATAGATATATGAAGTGCACACTAAGCTTTTGTTTCctcttatattattatacagAGGAGACGGTCAAGTTACTGGTGATGTGTTGGTTTACCGTAATCCAGGTCTGCACTTTGGGGATATACATGTTCTAAAAGCTACATATCTAGAGTCCATTGCAGATTTTGTTGGAAATGCCAAATATGCTATATTTTTCTCTGCCAAAGGCCTGAGACCAATGGCAAAAGAAATTGGCGATGGTGATCTGGATGGAGATATGTACTGGGTCTCTAAAAACCCCAaggttataaataaaatttctgtTAGATTTTCTGTCAAGTATCATATGGGTTGGTTATCATTCCCTGATATTTTGTATTTAACATATTATAGATTAACATACGGGATCTTTTAGTTGTTAGGTTATTTTCGATCACATCCACCATGGAAACGTACCTTTCCAGCGGGGCCTCATGTATTACACAGCAAGGTTATTGAGTTTTCTTCTGAGCAACTGGAGCAGGCACTAATGCAACAGTACTTAATCATAAGGAGACAGAGGTATGCAGTTGCACCTTTCAGATGAATCATATCCAGATAAACCACAGTCCCCTTCTCCCTAAAGCGAGACTTTCTTTTGATGTCAGGGACTTAGGGTAGAATATCTCATGTCCTTTAAACCATGAGCACACTATGCATATGAAATTATGATTATTAATCAGAAAGCTTAGCTTCTACTCTTTTCCAGCAACAATATTGCCGCGGCGGCTGATAGCTGGCTGGCTTATATGGATCGACTTCTGATATTGGGAGATAATAATCCTTCTGAGACAGAGCATATGAAGAAAACAATGCTTCACTTGATTGAGATATACTACAATGCCCTAGATGCAGCTAAGAGTGGGAAAAAGGTTTGTATTGGTGTTGTATAATGTTTTATGCAATGCACTCTGGTTGTAGATATGT
Coding sequences:
- the LOC108219690 gene encoding probable RNA-dependent RNA polymerase 5 isoform X2, which translates into the protein MSSRKRRLDNTSLVLEPRKHTVTSTRVDIAIPRAKDRRVRPCFLSKKAKRLLLHLSELEFRKAFLLFSYIGRNNIVDIMSFEDAVELVSLTDLPMETFEEYLWSKYGRRYLGEESLDRINHHDWDSRRTNLFYCYVYQDGTYSFKGPYLDTTRTHLQRALGDENILIVRFHDCDISISDYDAMCTKIAEEGILVGWRLYRHFGFKDGGREEKRKNPSLSSVKFYFVWTESIVPSYTNEAYILENRTIQEARSLFMHIHMTPSMAKYASRFSLILSKTIKLQVDLDSVLIEVIEDIPCCDQNGCHVYEDGERLIHTDGTGYIAEDLAMKCPKDIFKAKYMKDQQFEIKKSAQSKYHVREPCRLFKNGLAVKGTLLVNKKLRSGTIQIRRSMIKVEADSTLPTEKCFNSLEVVAVSHKPKRCTLSKNLIALLSFGGVPEDFFLNLLQKALEETRIILLERSSALKFLMKLKDRDNVGLMRRMLVSGIALDEPCLQHCLTHLASEENKRLQRGKLPISESYYLMGTADPTGLLENDQVCVILGDGQVTGDVLVYRNPGLHFGDIHVLKATYLESIADFVGNAKYAIFFSAKGLRPMAKEIGDGDLDGDMYWVSKNPKLLGYFRSHPPWKRTFPAGPHVLHSKVIEFSSEQLEQALMQQYLIIRRQSNNIAAAADSWLAYMDRLLILGDNNPSETEHMKKTMLHLIEIYYNALDAAKSGKKVDFPNELKAELYPHHMERTNIYASTSVLGLIYDAVQRRQTQSVSVEDTWERRNFKEAKVPHECLKLWRERYKKYKEELYYAVKSDEFQSVSVDNIILKYKQMLYGAEELDHSKREMNDIYNDALAIHNVVYDYAKSVRDAGKCLFAWQVAGDALCKFYGMKEK
- the LOC108219690 gene encoding probable RNA-dependent RNA polymerase 5 isoform X1, whose protein sequence is MSSRKRRLDNTSLVLEPRKHTVTSTRVDIAIPRAKDRRVRPCFLSKKAKRLLLHLSELEFRKAFLLFSYIGRNNIVDIMSFEDAVELVSLTDLPMETFEEYLWSKYGRRYLGEESLDRINHHDWDSRRTNLFYCYVYQDGTYSFKGPYLDTTRTHLQRALGDENILIVRFHDCDISISDYDAMCTKIAEEGILVGWRLYRHFGFKDGGREEKRKNPSLSSVKFYFVWTESIVPSYTNEAYILENRTIQEARSLFMHIHMTPSMAKYASRFSLILSKTIKLQVDLDSVLIEVIEDIPCCDQNGCHVYEDGERLIHTDGTGYIAEDLAMKCPKDIFKAKYMKDQQFEIKKSAQSKYHVREPPLLIQCRLFKNGLAVKGTLLVNKKLRSGTIQIRRSMIKVEADSTLPTEKCFNSLEVVAVSHKPKRCTLSKNLIALLSFGGVPEDFFLNLLQKALEETRIILLERSSALKFLMKLKDRDNVGLMRRMLVSGIALDEPCLQHCLTHLASEENKRLQRGKLPISESYYLMGTADPTGLLENDQVCVILGDGQVTGDVLVYRNPGLHFGDIHVLKATYLESIADFVGNAKYAIFFSAKGLRPMAKEIGDGDLDGDMYWVSKNPKLLGYFRSHPPWKRTFPAGPHVLHSKVIEFSSEQLEQALMQQYLIIRRQSNNIAAAADSWLAYMDRLLILGDNNPSETEHMKKTMLHLIEIYYNALDAAKSGKKVDFPNELKAELYPHHMERTNIYASTSVLGLIYDAVQRRQTQSVSVEDTWERRNFKEAKVPHECLKLWRERYKKYKEELYYAVKSDEFQSVSVDNIILKYKQMLYGAEELDHSKREMNDIYNDALAIHNVVYDYAKSVRDAGKCLFAWQVAGDALCKFYGMKEK